Sequence from the Echinimonas agarilytica genome:
TTGACAGCGGCCCTTATTTAGTTCGCCCGTTGGAACAAGCATTCGAGACTTCTGAGCGCTCGATTAATATCGACCAAACCAATCTTGTGTGGTTAAGCGCGGCTGATACACTTTGGATCAACAGCCAATCGTCAAAGCTGCCACCTGCCCAATTGCCTCATATCTCTTTTCTTTGGGGGAATCCTGAGAATAGCGAACCCAATGGCACATTCTTGAAACTCCCCGCACAAACATCCGGACAACTTCACAGCAGCGGTAAAATTCGAGCAGTGCTCATTCAAGGCAAACTTAATTATGCCGGCTCTGATGCCGTGCTTGAGCCGGGAAGCTTATTTAGCGCTGATGGTGCATCAGTGCATAAAATTTCGACGACTGGTCAAAGCGACGTTGTTATTTATGTGCGCACAGAAGGGCAATATCAATACAAGGTGGATTAGTCACTTGGGGTTCCAATGATGCGATAAATGACTGATTATCAAGTTCTAAGATAGCTTTATTTAAGTAAAGTGTTGACACAGATCAAAGACCAAGCTAGTAATAGTGTGATTCATAAACATATGATGAATGAAGTTATTGACCAT
This genomic interval carries:
- a CDS encoding DUF4437 domain-containing protein is translated as MKSFNVSAVGVLMSGIALSAPTIAEVTNTVVLASDIEWGKLNPARGDKSPKAANLWGDRKADVATGFLVEFEDGFSSPPHIHNVTYRGVVISGTVHNDDPQAAHTWMPAGSFWTQVVGESHITAAKGKRNLTYIEIDSGPYLVRPLEQAFETSERSINIDQTNLVWLSAADTLWINSQSSKLPPAQLPHISFLWGNPENSEPNGTFLKLPAQTSGQLHSSGKIRAVLIQGKLNYAGSDAVLEPGSLFSADGASVHKISTTGQSDVVIYVRTEGQYQYKVD